The following proteins are co-located in the Apium graveolens cultivar Ventura chromosome 5, ASM990537v1, whole genome shotgun sequence genome:
- the LOC141660052 gene encoding uncharacterized protein LOC141660052 has protein sequence MPTSTITTDCQFCGNRLKWFKHHIQHLGTNKTVCTDCIIYLHAPSLGPVCFTVHKNPDKLITSNVVVSCVRCYSSSHVNCIGSHPHAPYLCVMCLNHNSPLLVLGDSNGGKTVDKNAAKIFLAACKISAGSMKKAAVTAKMEMEARAKEAIDARELALKAIEHVEHLRRNSAST, from the coding sequence ATGCCTACATCTACTATTACCACTGACTGCCAGTTTTGTGGCAACAGATTAAAGTGGTTCAAGCACCACATCCAGCACTTGGGAACCAACAAAACCGTTTGCACAGATTGCATTATCTATCTCCATGCTCCTTCCTTGGGTCCAGTTTGTTTTACCGTTCATAAAAATCCAGATAAGCTTATCACTTCAAATGTTGTGGTATCTTGCGTGAGATGCTACTCATCTTCTCACGTAAATTGTATTGGTTCTCACCCCCATGCTCCTTATCTTTGTGTCATGTGTTTAAACCACAATTCGCCTCTCCTAGTTCTTGGTGATTCCAATGGAGGAAAGACAGTAGATAAgaatgctgccaaaattttcctTGCTGCTTGCAAAATTTCAGCAGGTAGCATGAAAAAGGCCGCTGTGACTGCCAAAATGGAGATGGAGGCTAGGGCCAAAGAGGCCATTGATGCCAGAGAATTGGCTCTAAAAGCCATTGAACACGTGGAGCATCTTAGAAGAAATAGTGCTAGCACATAA